Proteins found in one Anopheles aquasalis chromosome 3, idAnoAquaMG_Q_19, whole genome shotgun sequence genomic segment:
- the LOC126574359 gene encoding N-alpha-acetyltransferase 35, NatC auxiliary subunit isoform X1 — translation MVPEKETPPSSAVADGGDSAENRSDSREQSEPPAPGGEKSEFDRMAEYEWQDITTEFFDSVKGLELGELVHDSMFGLLEAMSAIEMMDPKMDAGMCCNREATPLTFDTAVETGVMKLGNIEPKEAIGLIDAVYSCTVSWLEGHSMVQTVLTCLYLHKPHRIECKTIKAFAIAIEKIINLIRNITLRAHVFEEEDFQLSSYDYNMSADVSEAKALSMLKAAEEDLIKKAKEAEEEREKEELHALLARIRFTRLFLQSMISLYPVKNSSMWQGHGGAWHEITLQSVAPTKNEMIDIVKTLNGALELAQTIEKTIELGTQPEDGSDAPNPMGFSMMVNQRLLPPTFPRSTKIKDRHLSIQYLGELIQRIKHGCKIVNCTNFHAALNFLMDFSKKYSPCLLSRSIPQTLYLPTHGKVFGVKPLTEVLKESAKAFIAPPVLLPDSQLYNNPYAVKCVNYFFENNEPTFSSLFALCGYNRARQRDRLGSVMFNFARLQEEAEGVDAYLHSLSLKIESSRQHLACFGTWVFYHCLRAMSCYLLAGLELELYSVHEYLYIFWYLYQYLFSWIVSALTRAETFLAEQEYIADMKAAKSNQKKPKTKKRKSRGDAKEIVFNQAMQTLCGGYYKALAGFYKENRIVEPLPMFDNEQVRFEHRFAPFASLTTPPPMPYSEFRQLKMFMLQSPAQELYAAAAKHFHEARTLLETFPNPDEEWMDVVKVAKMNFVMMNLLASGHSRESKQPPEFDFSCHRYFPIIKQRK, via the exons ATGGTACCAGAAAAGGAAACTCCTCCGAGTTCAGC TGTGGCCGATGGGGGGGATTCCGCGGAAAATCGCAGCGatagcagagagcagagcgaaCCACCCGCACCCGGTGGGGAGAAATCCGAATTCGATCGGATGGCCGAGTACGAGTGGCAAGACATAACGACGGAATTCTTTGATAGCGTTAAAG GGCTCGAGCTGGGAGAACTGGTGCACGATTCGATGTTCGGGTTGCTCGAGGCAATGTCCGCTATAGAAATGATGGACCCGAAGATGGACGCGGGAATGTGCTGCAATCGTGAAGCGACTCCACTTACCTTCGACACCGCTGTTGAG ACGGGTGTGATGAAGCTGGGCAACATTGAACCAAAGGAAGCGATCGGCCTCATCGATGCCGTCTACTCTTGTACCGTCTCGTGGCTCGAAGGCCATTCGATGGTACAGACGGTCCTGACCTGCCTCTATCTGCACAAACCGCACCGAATCGAGTGTAAAACGATCAAAGCGTTTGCGATTGCGATAGAAAAGATTATAAATCTCATACGGAACATAACACTTAG GGCTCACGTGTTCGAGGAGGAAGACTTTCAGCTCAGCTCCTACGATTACAACATGAGCGCCGATGTATCAGAGGCGAAGGCCCTCAGCATGCTGAAAGCGGCAGAGGAAGATCTTATCAAAAAGGCCAAAGAGGCGGAGGAAGaacgggaaaaggaagagcTGCATGCACTGTTGGCTcgcattcgctttaccagactGTTCCTGCAAAGCATGATCTCACTCTATCCGGTCAAG AACTCTTCAATGTGGCAAGGACATGGTGGTGCTTGGCATGAAATTACACTG CAAAGTGTAGCCCCGACAAAGAACGAAATGATAGATATCGTCAAGACTCTCAACGGTGCACTCGAGCTAGCCCAGACAATcgagaaaacaatcgaacTGGGTACACAACCAGAGGACGGAT CTGATGCGCCCAATCCGATGGGATTCTCGATGATGGTCAACCAACGCTTGCTTCCACCGACTTTTCCCCGGAGCACCAAGATCAAGGATCGCCATCTGAGCATTCAGTACCTAGGGGAGTTGATACAACGCATTAAGCACGGATGCAAGATCGTAAACTGCACCAACTTTCATGCCGCGCTG AACTTTCTGATGGATTTCAGCAAAAAGTACAGTCCCTGTCTGCTATCGAGAAGCATACCGCAGACACTCTACCTGCCAACTCACGGGAAGGTGTTTGGAGTGAAACCACTAACGGAGGTGCTGAAGGAATCAGCGAAAGCATTTATCGCACCGCCCGTTCTACTCCCGGACAGTCAGTTGTACAACAATCCTTAC GCGGTGAAATGCGTTAATTactttttcgaaaacaatgAGCCCACGTTCAGTTCGTTGTTTGCGCTTTGTGGATACAATAGGGCTCGCCAGCGCGATCGCCTCGGGTCGGTCATGTTCAACTTCGCACGACTGCAAGAGGAAGCGGAGGGCGTCGATGCCTATCTTCACTCACTGTCGCTGAAGATCGAAAGTTCGCGGCAACATCTGGCCTGTTTCGGCACTTGGGTGTTTTATCACTGTTTGCGCGCAATGTCCTGCTATTTGTTGGCCGGACTCGAGCTCGAACTGTACAGTGTGCACGAGTATCTGTACATCTTCTGGTATCTGTATCAGTACCTGTTCAGCTGGATCGTTTCGGCGCTCACGCGTGCCGAGACCTTTCTGGCCGAGCAGGAGTACATTGCCGACATGAAGGCGgccaaatcgaaccaaaagaaaccgaaaacgaagaagCGCAAGTCACGCGGCGATGCGAAGGAGATCGTCTTCAACCAGGCGATGCAAACGCTCTGTGGTGGCTATTATAAGGCGCTGGCTGGGTTCTACAAGGAAAATCGCATCGTGGAACCACTGCCCATGTTCGACAACGAGCAGGTTCGCTTCGAGCATCGGTTCGCACCGTTTGCTTCGctcaccacgccaccaccgatgccgtACAGTGAATTTAGGCAGCTCAAAATGTTTATGCTACAATCACCGGCCCAGGAGCTGTACGCGGCGGCTGCTAAACACTTTCACGAGGCACGCACGTTGCTAGAAACGTTTCCCAATCCGGACGAAGAG TGGATGGATGTGGTGAAGGTGGCAAAAATGAACTTCGTTATGATGAACCTGCTGGCCAGTGGACACAGCCGAGAGTCGAAGCAGCCTCCCGAGTTTGACTTTTCCTGCCACCGGTACTTCCCGATTATCAAGCAACGGAAGTAG
- the LOC126574359 gene encoding N-alpha-acetyltransferase 35, NatC auxiliary subunit isoform X2, which produces MVPEKETPPSSAVADGGDSAENRSDSREQSEPPAPGGEKSEFDRMAEYEWQDITTEFFDSVKGLELGELVHDSMFGLLEAMSAIEMMDPKMDAGMCCNREATPLTFDTAVETGVMKLGNIEPKEAIGLIDAVYSCTVSWLEGHSMVQTVLTCLYLHKPHRIECKTIKAFAIAIEKIINLIRNITLRAHVFEEEDFQLSSYDYNMSADVSEAKALSMLKAAEEDLIKKAKEAEEEREKEELHALLARIRFTRLFLQSMISLYPVKQSVAPTKNEMIDIVKTLNGALELAQTIEKTIELGTQPEDGSDAPNPMGFSMMVNQRLLPPTFPRSTKIKDRHLSIQYLGELIQRIKHGCKIVNCTNFHAALNFLMDFSKKYSPCLLSRSIPQTLYLPTHGKVFGVKPLTEVLKESAKAFIAPPVLLPDSQLYNNPYAVKCVNYFFENNEPTFSSLFALCGYNRARQRDRLGSVMFNFARLQEEAEGVDAYLHSLSLKIESSRQHLACFGTWVFYHCLRAMSCYLLAGLELELYSVHEYLYIFWYLYQYLFSWIVSALTRAETFLAEQEYIADMKAAKSNQKKPKTKKRKSRGDAKEIVFNQAMQTLCGGYYKALAGFYKENRIVEPLPMFDNEQVRFEHRFAPFASLTTPPPMPYSEFRQLKMFMLQSPAQELYAAAAKHFHEARTLLETFPNPDEEWMDVVKVAKMNFVMMNLLASGHSRESKQPPEFDFSCHRYFPIIKQRK; this is translated from the exons ATGGTACCAGAAAAGGAAACTCCTCCGAGTTCAGC TGTGGCCGATGGGGGGGATTCCGCGGAAAATCGCAGCGatagcagagagcagagcgaaCCACCCGCACCCGGTGGGGAGAAATCCGAATTCGATCGGATGGCCGAGTACGAGTGGCAAGACATAACGACGGAATTCTTTGATAGCGTTAAAG GGCTCGAGCTGGGAGAACTGGTGCACGATTCGATGTTCGGGTTGCTCGAGGCAATGTCCGCTATAGAAATGATGGACCCGAAGATGGACGCGGGAATGTGCTGCAATCGTGAAGCGACTCCACTTACCTTCGACACCGCTGTTGAG ACGGGTGTGATGAAGCTGGGCAACATTGAACCAAAGGAAGCGATCGGCCTCATCGATGCCGTCTACTCTTGTACCGTCTCGTGGCTCGAAGGCCATTCGATGGTACAGACGGTCCTGACCTGCCTCTATCTGCACAAACCGCACCGAATCGAGTGTAAAACGATCAAAGCGTTTGCGATTGCGATAGAAAAGATTATAAATCTCATACGGAACATAACACTTAG GGCTCACGTGTTCGAGGAGGAAGACTTTCAGCTCAGCTCCTACGATTACAACATGAGCGCCGATGTATCAGAGGCGAAGGCCCTCAGCATGCTGAAAGCGGCAGAGGAAGATCTTATCAAAAAGGCCAAAGAGGCGGAGGAAGaacgggaaaaggaagagcTGCATGCACTGTTGGCTcgcattcgctttaccagactGTTCCTGCAAAGCATGATCTCACTCTATCCGGTCAAG CAAAGTGTAGCCCCGACAAAGAACGAAATGATAGATATCGTCAAGACTCTCAACGGTGCACTCGAGCTAGCCCAGACAATcgagaaaacaatcgaacTGGGTACACAACCAGAGGACGGAT CTGATGCGCCCAATCCGATGGGATTCTCGATGATGGTCAACCAACGCTTGCTTCCACCGACTTTTCCCCGGAGCACCAAGATCAAGGATCGCCATCTGAGCATTCAGTACCTAGGGGAGTTGATACAACGCATTAAGCACGGATGCAAGATCGTAAACTGCACCAACTTTCATGCCGCGCTG AACTTTCTGATGGATTTCAGCAAAAAGTACAGTCCCTGTCTGCTATCGAGAAGCATACCGCAGACACTCTACCTGCCAACTCACGGGAAGGTGTTTGGAGTGAAACCACTAACGGAGGTGCTGAAGGAATCAGCGAAAGCATTTATCGCACCGCCCGTTCTACTCCCGGACAGTCAGTTGTACAACAATCCTTAC GCGGTGAAATGCGTTAATTactttttcgaaaacaatgAGCCCACGTTCAGTTCGTTGTTTGCGCTTTGTGGATACAATAGGGCTCGCCAGCGCGATCGCCTCGGGTCGGTCATGTTCAACTTCGCACGACTGCAAGAGGAAGCGGAGGGCGTCGATGCCTATCTTCACTCACTGTCGCTGAAGATCGAAAGTTCGCGGCAACATCTGGCCTGTTTCGGCACTTGGGTGTTTTATCACTGTTTGCGCGCAATGTCCTGCTATTTGTTGGCCGGACTCGAGCTCGAACTGTACAGTGTGCACGAGTATCTGTACATCTTCTGGTATCTGTATCAGTACCTGTTCAGCTGGATCGTTTCGGCGCTCACGCGTGCCGAGACCTTTCTGGCCGAGCAGGAGTACATTGCCGACATGAAGGCGgccaaatcgaaccaaaagaaaccgaaaacgaagaagCGCAAGTCACGCGGCGATGCGAAGGAGATCGTCTTCAACCAGGCGATGCAAACGCTCTGTGGTGGCTATTATAAGGCGCTGGCTGGGTTCTACAAGGAAAATCGCATCGTGGAACCACTGCCCATGTTCGACAACGAGCAGGTTCGCTTCGAGCATCGGTTCGCACCGTTTGCTTCGctcaccacgccaccaccgatgccgtACAGTGAATTTAGGCAGCTCAAAATGTTTATGCTACAATCACCGGCCCAGGAGCTGTACGCGGCGGCTGCTAAACACTTTCACGAGGCACGCACGTTGCTAGAAACGTTTCCCAATCCGGACGAAGAG TGGATGGATGTGGTGAAGGTGGCAAAAATGAACTTCGTTATGATGAACCTGCTGGCCAGTGGACACAGCCGAGAGTCGAAGCAGCCTCCCGAGTTTGACTTTTCCTGCCACCGGTACTTCCCGATTATCAAGCAACGGAAGTAG
- the LOC126577026 gene encoding protein Asterix: MTMLIDPRRAEKVQRYKQVDPANQGAGVGDDLMPDYMNILGMIFSMCGLMMKLKWCAWLALYCSCISFANSRISDDAKQVLSSFMLSVSAVVMSYLQNPTPMTPPWQSM; the protein is encoded by the exons ATGACCATGCTGATCGATCCTCGCCGTGCCGAGAAGGTGCAGCGATACAAGCAAGTGGACCCTGCCAATCAGGGGGCCGGAGTAGGAGACGACCTCATGCCCGACTATATGAATATCCTCG GTATGATATTCTCGATGTGTGGACTTATGATGAAGTTAAAATGGTGTGCCTGGCTGGCGTTGTACTGTTCCTGTATAAGCTTCGCAAACTCCCGGATCTCCGACGATGCCAAACAGGTGTTGTCCTCCTTTATGCTGAGCGTCAGCGCCGTCGTGATGTCGTACCTGCAGAACCCTACGCCTATGACACCGCCCTGGCAATCGATGTAA
- the LOC126577025 gene encoding uncharacterized protein LOC126577025, with protein MVFKSKFVQELCSMNTEIYVELFLVVLNENVFFKNVRNLHKPALEAYVYVLLMKQRGTLPASVCEITNKFQLQHLFSLIDDNHLRLREEIETLRWVLSALTLLVLGETDTKETYRRVESFVKQYEQDRHELPLYNDVLRTLLLLAKERSTLEPIFLQIDEKKMIMRLTSESNTIRTKVLACLQTLMQFKPALFKEWLLILQDDNQRLQLEQRVFLTFQLLETLLRLDDHTDEIIQTLECDQVWLIVMDGLKSKDAICRKEALATIRYAISYVQQCKTAIHGQYFNCPLDKTVGLNAYQSLVTMIEALNETQTHLILPALDLFNKLAPLHRRWGNLLLQMELLHENPHVVQHGLLHFLKHRPFDAEEADLENLFLQTFNQATPYATVSETIEDMVKYYSKSESLIFLLNAAQDIEWNSVPYYCIANVMHQQIDLLTKFENTTLKIFRKCIQKARHAKNIGLRSAIVRVLLITSVIYVDKYFAEIDLHQVLAILSEIGPCSTSIANTLDQIKFETGFSCCDALGVNALVNMLPKATAKEAFIINEIIVKHAEKLNEKQCMKLAKYSVPLFLRVVQHIPSVDGIVLMEFEDATKLALGSIRNGKALSNETLSIIREIMPLLQSTSTDSANPLKKCVEDWHKVIDELRQKTDLASFDYSDPAVAVQSIQLVHAVGARRLARSFFAQVSLPDLQNTFQRHLPAEASQGPTIDEIYVMIADIYLWHADTKHETIANYIMKYEINDDWSRLISLLDVGNVKVLTLVIKILAIIGHNDNRFAIVDRCYKEILNYRKADHFMPLLKLFIEMLLKPYTGPSASNQQEDVDSIRIAYEVTNYINQFLEQANTIYGLANILFQHMLQIPIPIILNWVPFSKFLLQGMIFGDAQKRDQRVECEALDYHYRCFETYDDDVPYVTQADARVRVLCVQFLYRLAEANHPDATLFLLKLEHMLIERFTQITKAKERYYADSITHRQKLRIVQALCVVLKLTGTKPYPLLDVMLYETNQPNINYLIELIVADSAIDTLTIANSLKNERVKVSGVQSVFVILWLRCCQTQSLDEQYIYLLLPWTMAQNFSTRLYAQITITKMIATFAAQGADSVPLKKIYDAVNSYLRQGNVERNIEKCMKDFRFNTVFDYANLLTLENIFHNIPKVSGVPSEDVVDTWILKECFKALGMSEINLGSAVKFEKLPVEKKETLFLAQSFGGADFVQRKIVPLKSLEPSQELLLGLPESLSLRKMDHADGLIVIASLVNRAPNLGGLARTSEIFAVKQLVINSLQDIDNKEFQALSMTAEKWLSIGELKSHKIVEYLEEMKAKGYAIVGAEQTTGSKPIQQLTFPKKSILVLGHEKNGLPAEIIRHLDLIGEIPQFGVVRSLNVHVTGAIFMWEYAKQHHVSTSS; from the exons ATGGTTTTCAAGAGTAAATTTGTGCAGGAACTGTGTTCAATGAACACGGAAATCTACGTGGAACTGTTCCTGGTAGTGCTCAACGAAAATGTATTCTTTAAGAACGTTCGCAACCTGCACAAACCCGCACTAGAAGCTTACGTGTACGTGCTCCTGATGAAACAGCGTGGAACTTTGCCGGCCAGCGTTTGCGAGATAACCAACAAATTTCAACTGCAGCATCTATTTTCCCTCATCGATGATAATCATTTGCGCCTTCGGGAAGAGATTGAAACGCTCCGATGGGTCTTGAGTGCCTTAACATTACTAGTTTTAGGAGAAACCGATACGAAGGAAACGTACCGGAGAGTGGAATCGTTTGTGAAACAATACGAGCAGGATCGTCACGAATTGCCACTGTACAATGATGTGCTgcgaacgctgctgctgctggccaaggaAAGGTCCACGCTCGAGCCAATCTTTCTACAGATCgacgagaagaagatgatcaTGCGATTAACGTCGGAATCGAACACTATTCGGACGAAGGTCCTCGCCTGCCTTCAAACATTGATGCAGTTCAAACCGGCATTGTTCAAGGAATGGCTGTTGATCTTGCAAGACGATAATCAGCGGTTGCAGCTCGAGCAGCGAGTGTTCCTCACATTCCAGCTGTTGGAAACTTTGCTGCGCCTCGACGATCACACAGACGAGATAATACAAACACTTGAGTGCGATCAAGTTTGGTTGATCGTCATGGATGGGTTGAAGTCGAAAGATGCTATTTGCCGTAAGGAAGCTTTAGCAACCATCCGATACGCCATTAGCTATGTGCAGCAATGTAAAACAGCTATACACGGTCAGTACTTCAATTGTCCGCTAGATAAGACGGTGGGTTTGAATGCCTATCAATCGTTGGTTACTATGATCGAAGCAttaaacgaaacacaaacccATTTGATACTGCCGGCTCTGGATTTGTTCAACAAACTTGCACCGCTGCACCGTAGGTGGGGTAATCTTCTGCTGCAGATGGAACTATTACACGAAAATCCACACGTTGTTCAACATGGATTACTGCATTTCTTGAAGCACCGTCCATTTGACGCCGAAGAAGCGGACTTGGAAAATctatttttgcaaacattcaaCCAAGCTACACCATATGCCACCGTCAGTGAAACTATAGAAGATATGGTGAAATACTACAGCAAATCCGAGTCGCTAATTTTCCTGCTTAATGCCGCACAGGATATCGAATGGAATTCGGTGCCGTACTATTGCATTGCAAATGTGATGCACCAACAAATCGATCTGCTAACAAAATTCGAAAATACGACACTGAAAATATTCCGGAAATGCATTCAAAAGGCCCGTCATGCGAAAAACATTGGATTACGATCAGCCATTGTACGAGTACTGCTGATAACAAGCGTTATCTATGTGGATAAATATTTCGCTGAAATAGACTTGCACCAGGTTCTTGCGATTTTATCTGAAATTGGGCCATGTTCTACATCAATTGCCAATACTCTGGACCAAATTAAGTTTGAAACAGGATTTTCTTGTTGTGATGCCCTCGGTGTAAATGCTCTGGTGAATATGCTCCCTAAAGCGACCGCAAAAGAGGCATTTATTATAAACGAAATAATCGTGAAACATGCAGagaaattaaacgaaaagcAGTGTATGAAATTAGCTAAGTATTCGGTGCCGTTATTTCTAAGAGTCGTTCAACACATCCCATCGGTAGACGGGATTGTTTTAATGGAATTCGAAGATGCAACCAAATTAGCATTAGGAAGcataagaaatggaaaagcattgAGCAATGAAACGTTATCCATTATTCGTGAAATAATGCCACTGTTGCAATCGACTAGCACCGACTCGGCCAATCCATTGAAAAAATGTGTAGAAGATTGGCATAAAGTGATCGATGAATTGCGTCAAAAGACAGATTTGGCTTCCTTTGATTACAGCGATCCAGCGGTTGCCGTCCAATCCATTCAGTTGGTGCATGCTGTAGGTGCCCGGCGCCTTGCTCGATCATTCTTTGCCCAGGTATCACTGCCTGATTTGCAAAACACATTCCAACGCCATCTCCCTGCTGAAGCATCTCAAGGGCCAACGATAGATGAGATTTACGTAATGATTGCCGACATCTATCTATGGCACGCTGACACAAAACATGAAACTATCGCAAATTATATCATGAAATACGAAATCAACGATGATTGGTCGAGACTTATAAGCCTGCTAGATGTGGGTAATGTGAAAGTGCTGACTTTGGTGATCAAAATACTAGCAATCATCGGTCATAATGACAACCGGTTTGCGATCGTTGATCGATGCTACAAGGAGATTCTTAATTATCGTAAAGCGGATCACTTTATGCCACTGTTGAAGCTGTTTATCGAGATGCTTCTCAAACCGTACACTGGCCCCTCAGCAAGCAACCAGCAAGAAGATGTCGATTCTATCCGGATAGCGTACGAAGTTACGAACTATATTAACCAATTCCTCGAACAAGCCAACACCATTTACGGATTGGCGAATATTCTTTTCCAGCATATGCTGCAAATTCCTATTCCAATCATTCTGAATTGGGTTCCTTTTTCAAAGTTTCTACTACAAGGAATGATCTTTGGTGATGCGCAGAAGCGTGATCAAAG AGTTGAATGTGAGGCCTTGGACTACCACTACCGCTGCTTCGAGAC atacgatgatgatgttccatACGTTACTCAGGCTGATGCTCGTGTCCGTGTGCTATGCGTGCAATTTTTATATCGATTGGCCGAAGCAAACCATCCCGATGCAACATTGTTCCTGCTGAAGCTCGAGCACATGCTCATCGAACGGTTCACGCAGATAACGAAGGCAAAGGAGCGCTACTACGCGGATTCAATCACTCACCGGCAAAAGCTACGTATCGTTCAGGCACTGTGCGTGGTACTTAAGCTAACAGGAACCAAGCCGTACCCGCTGCTCGATGTTATGCTGTACGAAACGAATCAACCCAACATAAACTATCTTATCGAGCTGATTGTCGCCGACAGTGCCATTGATACGCTTACCATCGCAAACTCGCTCAAGAACGAACGGGTAAAGGTGTCTGGTGTACAATCCGTGTTCGTCATTCTTTGGTTGCGCTGTTGCCAAACGCAGTCGCTCGATGAACAGTACATTTATTTGCTGCTACCGTGGACGATGGCACAAAATTTCTCCACTCGATTGTACGCACAGATAACGATTACAAAGATGATTGCCACATTCGCTGCGCAGGGAGCTGACAGTGTACCGTTGAAGAAGATCTACGACGCAGTAAATAGTTACCTGCGCCAGGGAAACGTCGAGCGAAACATTGAGAAGTGCATGAAGGATTTCCGCTTCAACACGGTCTTCGATTATGCGAACCTGCTGACGCTCGAGAACATTTTCCACAACATACCCAAAGTGTCCGGAGTACCCTCGGAGGATGTAGTGGATACTTGGATTCTAAAAGAGTGCTTTAAGGCACTCGGAATGAGCGAAATCAATCTTGGTAGCGCTGTTAAGTTTGAAAAACTAccggtggaaaagaaagaaacgctCTTCCTTGCTCAATCGTTCGGTGGAGCAGATTTCGTGCAACGAAAGATAGTCCCGTTGAAAAGTCTTGAGCCTAGCCAGGAGCTACTTTTAGGATTACCAGAGAGTTTGTCTCTTCGTAAGATG GATCATGCAGATGGGCTAATCGTCATTGCCAGTCTCGTAAATCGAGCCCCGAATCTAGGTGGTTTAGCTAGGACAAGCGAAATTTTCGCTGTGAAGCAGTTGGTCATTAACTCGCTGCAAGATATCGATAATAAGGAATTTCAGGCGCTGAG TATGACTGCCGAGAAGTGGCTGAGCATTGGTGAGCTAAAGTCACACAAAATAGTCGAATACCTAGAGGAGATGAAAGCCAAAGGCTATGCCATCGTTGGTGCCGAACAAACAACCGGTAGCAAACCGATTCAGCAGCTAACCTTCCCAAAAAAGTCGATCCTTGTGCTGGG CCACGAAAAGAATGGACTTCCGGCAGAAATCATTCGACATCTGGATCTGATCGGTGAAATACCTCAGTTCGGGGTGGTTCGATCGCTCAACGTGCACGTTACCGGCGCGATCTTTATGTGGGAATACGCCAAGCAACACCATGTTTCTACTAGTTCGTAA